TCCTGCATGACGCACATCACTCTTCTTGCCATCTGATTTCATCGTCATTTTGTCTTTTGTCATTTTGCCTCGCTTTTTTTTAGCTCTGTGTTGCATGCTAATTTCactttcatttcatttttcagTGGATGTATGGTCTGTTGGCTGTATCATGGCTGAAATGGTCAGAGGTAGTGTGTTGTTTCCAGGTTCAGATCGTATCCTTACCTGTCTATCGTGTGCTATCCATTCCATGGTCATcccttttctttattaaaaggCAATACTTCCATAACTTTCCATGGTACACTCTGGCTCTTAGGACTAGGTTCAATGTACAAGATTTATGGAACACTTTCAAGAAGACCATTTTAGATATTATAGGGCTGTTTATACTTTTCTTAACCCTCTAATGCCTGAAGATATTGATCAGTGGAACAAAGTCATAGAGCAGCTAGGAACACCGACCCAGGAGTTCATGTTGAAGCTCAACCAGTCTGTGCGGACCTACGTGGAGAACAGGCCGCGGTACACTGGGTACAGCTTTGAGAAGCTCTTTCCCGACGTCCTGTTCCCTGCTGATTCAGAACACAACAAACTGAAAGGTACATCTGCTTGGCATTATATACATAATAGCATTTTGACTTAATTGAGCAGCCTTCCAATCGCTGCTTTCAAATGTAGGTGTCAAAATGTTGATAATGTGTCAGTTTAGTATTTTAATACCTTGGAAATGAAAGATTTCATGTATTATTTAACTGACGCAACAAAAACAACCTAATTTGCAATTCTAATCATTTCCAGTGCATTCACAGTGAGTGGCCTGAATAAGCTGCTGTGTGGTCGAGGTGACATGTCAAGCCACTTGAGAACTGCTGAAGCACCATTAACTCTTTGTACTGGATGTTATTTGTTATGCAGCGAGCCAGGCGCGGGACCTGCTGTCTAAAATGCTGGTGATAGATGCATCCAAACGAATCTCTGTGGATGAAGCTCTGCAGCACCCCTACATTAATGTGTGGTTCGACCCAGCTGAAGTGGAAGCGGTGAGCTTATGTGCATTCACACACACCTATTTCCAATCTGAATCTATCAAGTGCACATGCAAGCTCATTGTAATTTCAATTAATCATTTTTCCAAATCATCAAACCAAAGGCTGCATAATTTTTTCAAATCCAAAAAAGTCTTACTGAGTCTAGTTCTCACAACAAAAACATGGATTTTGTGGCTGTTTTTATCCAGATAAGCTCATATTCAACACATTGATTGTTTTTCTCACCAGTATAATTATGTGTGCTTATCTTTCTCTCTTCAGCCATCTCCTCTAATCACAGACAAACAGCTCGATGAGAGGGAACACACAGTGGAGGAATGGAAAGGTGGTTTGTTTTTCTAACTTTAAAGTTCACTGAGTGAAATCCGATGCAAGAGCAAAGTGCCAGTGGTTGAGAACGAACATCATTTGCCCACTGCACACGCGGTCGAAATCTTGTCTGCAGGGGTCACCTGATTAAATAGTGTTAATAAGCTCCTCAGCATGTTTAAATGTCTGATGGCAGTTGCTTAAATTAGAAAGATTGATATTTCTTTCAACTCATGCAGCGTGTGCTGTCAATTTAAACCTTGCAAGTTTCCATGACTTCGTTCATCTGTTCAGCGTATGACAGTAAATATCTAAGTAACAATGCAACTAACTTTTTTCAGCTACATGACAGtagctcagcttttttaaggcagTCTAGCTGTTCCAAATTTCCAATGACAAACTAATTTGTTCAACCAGTAGCTACTGTATGTAGTGTGACGATGATGCAATGTTACGTCTCCTTGATTTTAGGTCGAAGGTTCCTAAAAGTGTTGCCTATTTCGATTTATTTTAGTAATCAGTTCATTTGGAGAAAAACAAGAAAATTGACTTTTATTTCATTCCCTTATTTTCTTCCAAGTAtgtgattaaagggatagttcacctttatgccattccaaacctgtaagaacttaAATTAAGATATGaaaaagtaagatatttttgaagaaatttgagagctttctgaccctgcatagaccgcaacACAACTAACATATTCAAGGCCCAgcaaggtagtaaagacattgttaaagtaatccatgtgacatcagtggttcaaccataatgaagaaggaaagaaaacaaaaataactttattcattaAATTCTTCTGTTCCGTGTCGGTCTTTGATGCACATTCACAAAAGAGTGCCACTACACATGCATGTgatgctgctgatgcaggagccaGCGTTCTGATGTACAACTTGATTACAAGCAGAAGACGGCACATGCTGTACTTAAAACAGAAGGTttcgacagagaggatgacttgcagtTTTTTGCCCCagcttacttatttgaaccagaatataagGATGATTACCTAAGAAAGATGGAGATTCTACACCAGAACACTGTCCcctgtgtcagcagcaccacacacaacatggaagagaagaaattgatgaataaagttgttatttttgttttctttgagctcATGAAGTATTGTCGTAGCGTCATACCATTACGTTTGAACCAATAAtataacatggactattttaccaatgtccttactacttttctgtgccttgaacatgtcagttgcattgttgtctatgcagggtcagaaagctctcagatttcatcaaaaatatcttaatttgtgttccgaagatgaacgaaggtcttatctgtttgaaatgacatgagggtgtgtaaatgatgacaattttatttttttggaggaaatatccctttaaatgctggtgTTCATCATgtatctgtttaatttaattaaaccCAATTGAAATTTGATGGTTTTTGTGCTAAATAGATATTTATAAAGCTTTATTGCCTGTAATTGAATGTATTTAGATGAAAACTGTGTAGTATAGtctaataaacaaattaattttgaatTGACAACGTCAGAATAAATGGCTTCACTCTTTCATCtgcagtagtcaacatttgaagtgaatcAAAAAATTTGTcataagacaagaacaggtattgttttggttttaggacaactttgatgatagGTTTTGATCTACTTCAAATGTTTTATAAAACATATGTTCTATATTCTTTTACTTGCAATATATTCTAATCgttctttgttttctttgtgttctTCAGAGCTGATCTATAAAGAAGTCCTAGATTGGGAAGAACGGATGAAAAACGGTGTCATTCGAGGTCAGCCTTCCCCTTTAGGTTAGTTAGACGAGTTTCTCTTAGTTTAATGCAAATTATgttgattatttgtattttaaaggggacatcggattctcattttccacaagttggtataatTCTTTAGGGCATaggtgcccaaactcggtcctggatgGCAattgttctgcagagtttagatccaaattgcctcaacacacctgctggAGTTTCTAGTAtacctagtaagagcttgattagctggttcaggtgtgtttaattaggtttggagctaaactctgcaggacactggccctccagggtTGAGGTCAGGCAGCCCTGCTTTAAGGTCTTTATGAAATAtgtataacatactttggttaaaattcctcaatagttgtgtaaaacaactctctttttaccttgtcaaaaacagctcttttCACAGAGTGCATGTTTTGGTGCATAgctttttaaatgttaatgagctctgctcaccccgcccctctcttccattgtttgtgtatttggtgatgcgttaccatcaaaaacaacaaatgcaTCATCATTAGCTATGATTTCAGGAGAAAATTAAGAATATTATGCCTGGTTTACACTACAATCAGTGCTTGTGATGTGAAATTGGGCTTCACTTTTACATTCAAACACAAAACACCTTTATTGTTTACGAGACATTGTTATTGCTACAGCTGCATGAATGCAGAGAAAATGGTGGACAGTGCACAACTGGCTGAAaacggaaatatgctaatacgggacagtccaTCAGCAGTTGTGGGCAGGGCTTAAgcaatatgatgtcatactgctcaaaaAATCAAAACGCATAACTGAGACTGTTTAGGCTTTTTGGggatttaaaaaaggaaaaaattgaAATTGTAATcagtgtagggtggttgtgtcaaCAAACTGCTAAGACGCTTGCTTATATGCAAGCACCTTGTAAAAATGAATTTAGCATTCGATGTCCTcttttatttgtttacaatttgcTTATCACACATCATGTGAAGGTAAGCTAACTAACTGTTGTGTTTCACATAGCACAGGTGCAGCAGTGATCAACGGCTCACCCCagccctcctcctcttcctccatcAATGACGTCTCCTCCATGTCCACAGAGCCCACCGTGGCCTCAGACACAGACAGCAGCCTGGAGGCTTCCGCAGGACCCCTGAGCTGCTGCAGATGACTATCACCTTCCCCTGGAGTTTCTATGTGTGTGGCATGGTATCAGATATAGGCCAGTCTAATGCTTTATTTCGGGTTGGGTATGGCTTTTTTGAGTTTCGTTCTAGATGCTGTAAATGACTACACAATTTTATCTTTTTAGTGACAGCCCTAACAGGCTTAGCCAATGATAGCAAACTCCTTAACAAATCT
Above is a genomic segment from Garra rufa chromosome 2, GarRuf1.0, whole genome shotgun sequence containing:
- the mapk8a gene encoding mitogen-activated protein kinase 8 isoform X1, producing the protein MNKNKREKEFYSVDVGDSTFTVLKRYQNLRPIGSGAQGIVCSAYDNNLERNVAIKKLSRPFQNQTHAKRAFRELVLMKCVNHKNIIGLLNVFTPQKTLEEFQDVYLVMELMDANLCQVIQMELDHERLSYLLYQMLCGIKHLHSAGIIHRDLKPSNIVVKSDCTLKILDFGLARTAATGLLMTPYVVTRYYRAPEVILGMGYQANVDVWSVGCIMAEMVRGSVLFPGSDHIDQWNKVIEQLGTPTQEFMLKLNQSVRTYVENRPRYTGYSFEKLFPDVLFPADSEHNKLKASQARDLLSKMLVIDASKRISVDEALQHPYINVWFDPAEVEAPSPLITDKQLDEREHTVEEWKELIYKEVLDWEERMKNGVIRGQPSPLGAAVINGSPQPSSSSSINDVSSMSTEPTVASDTDSSLEASAGPLSCCR